ACAAGAGATACTACCGCAATGGACTGAACGCCGATTGCATTAAGCTGCTGAAATATTAGATTGAGGTTAAAAGGAGGCGTAAATGCACGAGCAACTACTTGGGCTAAGAAAACCCAGGTAGCACCAAAGTCTCTTGTCCCATCTAAGACCCCCCTACCAACTCGCTGCACCCAAGAAATGAAATTATTCATGCCTTCTCATACCTCGAGTCCGCTGCCTCTTCAAGCAATGCGCAATATCTAACAGACCTACTAAGTTTTTTATTGGAGCTCACGATCATTTCCTAGCAATTAGATAAAACTCCTTAGACGTTTTCTTACTAGCTTTTAACTCTACTCGCCTAATATTGGGGAAGGATAGTTTTAATTGCCTATACAATTCGTCACTTTCCTGTCCAGGGAAAATTTTCGCAACGACCGTCCCTCCAGCCTTGAGAAACTCGCTCGCTAGCTGAAACGTAGCTTCCACCAGTTTTACAGACATCATTACATCCCTATCTCGAATACCAGAAAGATTAGGACTCATGTCACTTAGAACTACATCCACTTTCCCGCCAAATTCTTGTACTGCAGCGCCGCAAATTGCCGAGCTTAAAATATCTCCCACTATTACAACTGGTTTGGCAGAGATACACTCGTAAGATCCTGCGATCTCATTTGCTTTAAACTCCGGCACGGGCTTTAGATCCACCCCTACGACCTTTCCCTTTGGCCCCACTCTGCTGGCTGCCACTTGCAACCATCCACCAGGCGAGCATCCTAGATCTAAAACCAAACCTCCGAGCTTTAAGAAATGATACTTGTCATCGAGCTCCTCTAACTTATAAGCAGCGCGAGAACGGTAACCCTCTTGTTTAGCCTTGTGAAACAGATGATCTTTTACGCGGTATTTTCCTGACATATTGTTGCCAAATAATTTCCTTGACGCGTTTCTATAATTTTTCTATACAACAACAATAGAAACACTGCTTTTGTCTATCGAAAAAACCCTGACAAACGACAAAGGCAAACATAGTAAACAATAAACAGAGGAAACAAATAGAGGAAACATGAGCTTATTACAAACAGTACAAGGAGACCCCATAATTACGCTTGAGTTGCTGATGCTAGTTCTCTCGCTTTGCTACCTTTGGAAGATAACCTTTAGCAAGGATGTAAGCAATCGTGCTAGCAGGACAGCAACGAGCCATATACAAACAGATGGACATACAGCTTCTTTAGAATTTTCCACTAACCACTACAGATCAATCCATGAGCCAATAGCAGTGCTGTTTGAAGTCGGTAGCTTAATTTCTCTTCCTAAAAGATCTCTAAAAAAACAAGCAGCCAGGACAATTGCATTGCGCGCTCGAGCAAGCTAATAGTAGTGACATAAGAGCTACTGGCCAAAAGACTGTGAGCTCTAGGTGTAACATAATTAGCGCGGCGCGATGGAGCAAAAACAGCACTTACAGGATCTAAATCCTCAACAACTAGAAGCGGTGAGCCACGGAGAAGGCCCATTGCTAATCTTTGCGGGAGCTGGGAGTGGCAAAACTAGAGTCCTGACTAGACGCATTGCCAATCTAGTAATAGAGCATGGAGTATCACCAGGTGAAATATTTGCCGTAACATTTACCAACAAGGCTGCTAACGAGATGAAGCACAGGGTTTGCTCGTTATTTAGCACGTCTGGCAATAATTTGTGGGTTTCAACTTTTCACTCTAGTTGTGCAAGACTGCTGCGTTCCCACGCAGAGTTGCTCGACTTTACGCCAAATTTTGCTATTTACGATGCTAGCGACGCACTCTCACTCTTAAAACGCGTCTATAAGAAGTTAAACATAGATCCAAAAATCGTCGATCCGAGACAGGTAGCTCACCGCATTGATAGAGCAAAAAACCAATACATGTTTCCAGACGATCTCATCTCAGACAAGTATACGCCTAGGCCTATCGCGGAGTTAACCGCAACTATATATCGGCAATATCAAAAGGAATTACTTAGCGCTAATGCCATGGATTTTGGCGATTTAATCTGCAATGTCGTAACGCTGTTTAAGTTAGAGCCGACATTGTTGCAGCAGTATCAGAATAAATTTCGCCATATACTGATAGACGAGTATCAAGACACAAATAAAGTTCAATACCTCCTAATAAGAATGCTCGCAGAAAAGCATCAAAATATCTGCGTAGTAGGCGACGACGATCAATCGATTTACGCATTTCGCGGAGCCACGATAGAAAACATTTTAAACTTTAGAAAAGATTTTCCTAACGCCAAAGTAGTTACACTAGAAAACAATTATCGCTCTACGCAAAATATCCTAAAAGCTGCCAACGCAGTAATTGCGCGAAACAGGACTCGACAAAAAAAAACTCTGAGAACCACCAACCCTGCTGGCAAAGCTGTTTCCTTTAGCACTTCATACGACGAGGTCGAAGAAGCCAATTTTGTAACTCGTGAAATCCTGACTTTGCGCAGACAGGGCTTGCCCATTTCAGAAATCGCCATTTTCTATAGAACCAATGCTCAGTCTCGCGCAGTAGAAGAGATGCTCATAGCAAACAATATCCCATACGAAATTTATGGAGGCCACAAGTTTTACGACCGAAAGGAAATTAAAGACATAATGGCTTACTTTCGCCTCACTCTTAACCCAAACGACAACGAGGCTTTTCTGCGAATAGTAAACACTCCTACGCGCGGACTAGGCGCAACTTCGGTTAGCGCCCTAATTTTATTTGCCAATAATTTAAATCTTTCGCTCTATAATGCATTAGAAAAGGCAATAACCGATGGGGCTCCATTTTTAAACAATTCGAGCCGAATAAAGTTCAGTGCTTTTTTTGAACTTTTAGCAGAATTAAAGGAGGATAGCATTCGCACTGACAAAATTCTCTCGACGACAAGTAACTCTCACTCGCACGATTCAAAAATACAGGCCATGGCGAAGTTCCTGCACGACATAGCCATAAAAACTTCTTACATTCAAAGTTTAAAAAACGAAGATACTCCTGAGGCAGAAGCACGCCTAGAAAATATCTCCGAGCTATGCAACGTAGGAGCTGAGTTTGTAAAAACTGCGTTAATGGAGAACGTCGATGTGCGGTTAAATCATTTTATCGACAGAACTAGTCTCGCCTCTGATCTCGACAAGGAAAACACCAAAGCACAGCAAATCCGCGGCCAAGAAAAGCCCAAAGAACACGTCTCGCTCATGACATTGCACCTGGCTAAGGGCCTTGAATTTGACGTTGTGTTTATGCTTGGCATGGAAGAGGGTTTACTGCCACATATTCGCTCTTTAGCGAGCGACCATGAGGTAGAAGAAGAGCGGCGGCTATGTTATGTCGGAATGACGCGCGCTCGCAAACAGCTCTACATGACGCGCGCAAAATCTAGGCAAACCTTTGGCCGCGGAAACTGGGGCTACACTGACGTATCGCGCTTTGTCGAAGATTTGCCAACTGATGTAGTAAGGGGATCGATTTATTAAAGAAAACTTCTTAGCTCAATTAGCAAAAACCTCCTCATACACATCTAAATATCTTCGAATCAAATTGCGAGGGGAGTATTTTGTTTCGACTAGCTTGCGAGCATTGTCGCGTATAGTCGATGACAGCGACGCATCACAGCATAGCTCTACTGCCCTTTCTGCCATCTTCTCCCATGCGCCTACAGGAAACAGAAATCCACTTTCCCCATCAACAATCAGCTCAGGTATTCCACCGACTTCTGTTGCGAGACAAACAGCTCCGGACGCCATTCCCTCTAACAAGACCAAAGGGAACGCTTCCATCTCGGACGGCAAAAAAAGCATATCGGCAATGCCCAATATGCGCTCTACGGCTGCAACTGGCTCAATATCTATAATCCACGGCGAAACTCCCAAGTTGTGAGCTAATTCTAAGCAACCATCTTTTTCGGGACCTTCCCCCACTAATATTAACCGCGCTTGAGTTTTTTCGAGCAGCTTCGCGAATACACGGATCACATCTGGCGAGCGCTTAACAGCTCTAAAATTTGAAACATGCACGCAAATAGTTTCATAGGGATGGGCATATTTCAGTCGTTCGTCGGGATCTGCAATTCTCACAAAACGCGTCGGATCAACCCAGTTTGGTATTACAGATATTGGCCTAGTTATCGAAAAATTATTTTGTGCCTCGCGAACAAGAAATTGACATACAGCAGTTACTCCATCTGAAGCCTCAATTGCGTGCTTTGTTGTAAAGAAAAAAGCAGCGTCAGGACCGACCTTTGTAATATCAGTGCCATGCAAAGTAGTTACAACACGACAATTAATGCCGCTATCGCGCGCTAAAAGGGCAGATGTCGCATGTGGAATAACATAATGAGCATTTACCAATTCGATACCATATTCAGCAATTAGCTTAGCTAGAGTATTCGCCGCTCTAAGAGTTGGAAAAGAACATTTATCAAAGAGCGGATAATCGAAGCTCAACAGCTCATGAAAATGGAGTTGCAACTTCCTATCTACGTGTGAGTAAGAAGCAAATAACCTCGAAAAGCTACTGTGGACGATTTCAAACAATTGTCCCCAAAACGATTGTTCGGGCGGCGCCTCACCGAGATCGCAGTATATAGCATTCTCGTCCACCTCCTCCATGCGAAAAGGCTTGCGATCTCCAATAATATGCACTTCATGCCCTAGCTGACTTAGTCCGAAGGCAAGTTCAGTAGCAAGAACTCCTGAGCCACCAGGCGAAGAGTGACAAAGAATTGCTATCTTCACACCCTTCTCTCCCAATTGAAGAGCGCCACGTCAGTGGAGTTCGAACGCGAATGCGCAATAATATCGTCAATTCGTAGCATAGTTCTCGACAGATATCCCTCTCCATATTCAACACCGATAAGAGCCCCTAAATGGGCGTCTCGTGCTCGAAACGCAGTAAGCGAAGTTTGCGACGATAAAAGCGTAGTTGCACCACCTTGGGGATATATTTGGCTGGCATAGCACTTAACAGCATCATATTTTTGCTCTATAAAGTCTGAAATGTCGACCACAAAGGAAGGAACAAACTCGGAGCGAAATTGGTACTGAAGTACTAGCTTTGGGCTAAATGGCGGAAGTGTCACGGCCTGATACTTAATGAGCCCTGCCATAAACAAGGCTCGATTAGTGATGTGACCTGCTTGAACGTGGTCTGGATGCCTATCGACCGGATATGGAGTTACAATAACTTCAGGTCGAGTAGCGCGCAATACCTCAACCATCAAACTAACAGCCGAACCTTGATCCGTTCCGCTATGCTCAGAACAGGAATACTCATAAAAACTACAATTTGGCAAACTTAGGTTATACCTCCAATACAAATTGAGCACACTACTTGCATTTGCCGTCTCCTGCTGACGTTGCGCTACTGTTCCGAAGGTACTTAGCTCGGCCTGACTTAAATCAAGTATTCCAACTCTATAGCCACAACTCGTCATCTTCAATATGAGACCACCACAAAATATCTCTGCATCATCTGGGTGTGGCGCAATGACCAGCATCTCAAGCGTCGAATCAGGCAATGTAAGCATCACAAGGCACTCCTACATATTTTTTTGGCATATCTATCGCACAATCAAAGGCTTGCCGTGAATCAATAATTCACCGTTGCAAACGTTCCTTAGGTTTTTCATTCCACTTGTCAATCACCCAACCGTTAACAGAACTGTAAGTGAGTATTCCAATTGCACCAGTCGCTAGTTTTATAGCGTTTCTCGCCGCAAAAGCAGTAAAATTCCCAGCAATATGAGGCGCAAAGCGCCCTACCCCATTAGACGTTATGACTAAGACATTTCCCTTGGAGTAGTCTCTTAAAATTCGACTAGCGAAGTCACCCCAGTCATGAATTATCTTTTGTGGATCGACCTTCCAGCCCAGCGGCACTATTGCCCGCTCATCCCAATCAATTATCGCCTTCTTACCGATACGAGCGACTAGCTCTTCCTCTGTTTTATTTTCATCCGGCCCATAATCAATTTCATTAAACATTTCATGCCTGATTATGGGAGCTGTCAACTCTGCCTCGGCCAAGGCGATTTCAGCCGTTTGAATTGTGCGCTTTAAATGAGAAGTGTAAACTACATCCGGCAATAAAGCGTTTTCTCTCAAATATGTTCCGATAGTTCGTGCTTGCTCAACACCTTTTTCTACCAAAGGCAAATCGGTGCTTACACCTATGCGCCGAGGAACTTCGCCTGGTCTAAATGTATTGCCATGACGTGCTATTGCAAGCGTTGTCACTAAAACGATTCCCCCCCCTCGCGCAAGCTCTTTTCCACCCGTTCTAAATCTTCTGGGGTATCGATGCCAGACTGAAATGCACTGCCCGCGAGATTAACCCTTACTGCCTGAATTCGCATACCCGCCTCTAATATTCTAAGTTGCTCTAACCCCTCCAAGAGCTCGTAATGACTCAGTGGCGCATTGCAGAACGTCTCCAAAGAGTCTACGCGAAATCCATACACTCCCAAATGCTGATACACGGGCGACAGCTCATTTCCGCCTTCGCGCAAACGACTTTCATTGCGAATCGCTGGAATAATATTTTTTGAAAACCAAATTGCTGCATCGTCGCTACTAACTATTACGGTAGTGCCACTAAAAGGTGTTACCTTCTTAGCTTCTCTCAAAAGGTCTAAGGCATCCCATGTTAGTTGATGAACAGGTGTAAATACATCTATACTACTGTTTGCACGAAACGCTGTTATTAAGGCAATAATCACCTCTGGCGGAGTAAATGGAGCATCCCCCTGCAGATTAATTACGAAATCTGGCTTCTCATCTAACTGAGTGACCGCAGCTAAAACGCGATCCGAACCACTCCGGCAATTCTCCGGCGTAATATAACAAGGCGCTCCTATTCCCCTCACATGTTCTTCAATGCGCTTATCATCAGTTGCTACAAAATAAGCAACATCTCTAACTTCACTAGCAACTCTCCTTGCAACTGACAAAACGCGCTCTATCATGCTCTGACCGCCTATTTTTGCCAACGGTTTGCCAACAAAACGGGTCGATCCATAGCGCGCTGGAATGCCAATTACAATTTTCATACAACTTCTAACCCCGTCCTAACTGAGTCTGAGATTATCAATATAGAAACTCCTCCTAGGTTCATTTTTTCCAGTAAATAATATCAAGCGATCTATCATTCTGGTGTTAAGCTTTCGCCTTCGCGGCCCGTTCTCAATCTCATCCATCCCAATTTCAATCTTGTTTAACCCACTCGAAAGCGGATAGGCCTTCTCAAATCTCATTCCGTACTTACTTACATCTCCATCGTCATCAATCCTAACATGAAGAACAAACGGCTCGGCTGGATTATTCACATCCAGCGATAGCTTGCTAAATTGATGCCAATCTAAATTGCTAGCTCTATACGCAATGCCAGCCCAAGAACCGCCACCAGTATGCACGGCTAACGAAAGATTAGCATGTGTAGCATTATCTCTAGTCAGGGAAATCCTCGTTGGCTCGCCTTTTCCACCGGCTTGAGTTCTCCACAGCGAGAGCTCAATTTCGTCTTCAAAATCTGCCAACACTGGAAAATTCGCATCGCGCCACGAAATCACTTTCCACTCATGCCAGGCTGGACGAAGTGCATTTACGACTATCAATACACTTACGAGAAAATAAAACAATTTTAGCGTTCTCGTATCTTGCTGATTCCAAAGCCATAAACCACTAAGCGCAATAAGGATCCCAAAACCGCCGTTTATGAAGTCCTCCAAACTAGCAGTTCGACCCACGAATGGTTGAACCTCTTCTACCAGAAGCGCCAACAACATACTCACAACGAGCGCCGATACATATCGCCGCGAAGCCATTCCCTCTACGGCTAAAAAAATATTATAAAATACCAACGCTACGAAGCCAAATAGCAATAAGTGCCCAGCATCGAGCAACTCCTTCCAAAAAACCTCATTGTAGCTAATGCTAAATGGATAAAACGCAAGAAAAAACACTACTAAAAACGCGAGAATACTTGCGCCCATTCCGAGTGACCTACGATTTAAACTTTGATCCATTCCACTCATCTGCACAGGGGCGTCACACATTCAATCTATCCTGGAATCTCTACTAACAATAGCTTGTCTCTACCGTCCGCAGCAGCAGTATCGCTACGCGCTAACACTCGAATGCCAGCATATTTCTCTCGAAGGTTATCCAAATAATTCTCAGCTGTTATGAGATAGGTTACTCGATCTGTGCTACCTCTGCGAGATATGTCAGGCACGCTTTTGCCATAGTAATATATGGCTGAATAATAATCAGCGCCATATTTATAGAGAATTTCATCTTTTGGCACAAATCGGCGAGCGTTACTCATGAAATCCTTTGGCGATCTAGCTTCGGAAAAGACTGGAAAGAAGTAGCCATTTACCGCAGTTATTAAGACCAACATTGCAAACCCCAAATACGAGGCACTTTGAATTAATTTTCTCTTCCAACAAGTTCTCGCACTACAAAAAAAAGACACCGCTGCAATAGACGATATACCGGCTAACAAAGGCTTAGCTAAAATCATCGCTACGACTTCTCGGACATCTTCATTAATATCAGCACGGAGATTAAGATACACAGATAACGGAGCCACTGCCAGCAGGAGAACAAACAAAACAAAAAACAGAGTAGAAGCAATTCTACGCGATATTTTATAATCCGCCTGCTCGCCCATCACCGAAAGCAGAACATGCGCTAACAAATACGCCGCTGCTGGGAACGCCGGCAATAAATAAACCTCTCGCTTGCTTATACTAAGAGTAACTACAAGCAAGAAAACTAAAACGATAACCAAGGAGTACAAAACTCCGTCTGGACACACAGCACGCAAATTCCTAATATTTTTCCAACACCAGCATACTACGAGAGGGAAAAAGACACTCCAGGGGAAAAAACTTATAAAAAAATAAATACCGCTAAAATAAAAAGGCTTCTCATGTCCTCTATCGGCCCCCTCAACTGAAACTACTCTAGCTACATTTTCTTTTAGGAGCTGAAGATTAATAAACTCCATTCCAGCTTCGCAATACGCTAAATAATACCACACACCCGCAAGCAGCGTTGATGACACAATCATCAGTGCTGCTTGAGAAAGGAAACGAAGGCGAAAGAAATCGGCAATCGGCCTTTTATTAGTAGCGGCCATATACAATACTGCCACTGTCCATGGCAATATTAGGCCTGCGGGGCCTTTAGATAGCACTGCAAAGGCAATTGTTATTATACTCGCACTCACGGCAAAAAACGATTGCTTCGCACCTCTTTGCCAGTTTTTTATATTTGCAAACAGCGATATAGACGCCGCCAAAAACCAAAAAGCAAAGCACATATCCACCCTGGCATGACTGGCACTTCGGCTCCACTCAAAGGAAGTGGCGAGAATTAGCGACGACAAAAGCGCCGCCTTAAAATTGTCAACACGAGATATAAAACCAAAAAACAACCCTAACCCTACAGCCGCACACAATGCTGATGGAAAGCGTATGGCGAACTCATTTAGGGTGCCGCCTTGCAGAATACGAGACGAGAGAACGGCCATCCAGTGAAACATTGGGGGTTTAGACGGGATATCTAAGCCATTTCGCAATGGCAACACATAATTGCGCTGCTCAAGCATCGCACTTACAACTAACGCTTCTCTACCCTCTCCCCTGGTATAAAAAGGGCGTCTATCCAAAGTGCTCGAGTAAAATATGATGAACGTAAGAAAAACAAGAAAGGAGCCAATTGCAATTTTAATATTTTTATTCTTCACTACTCAAATTTAGTTTTTCCAGTTCCTGTCTTTTTTTTGCAAGATATTGCAGCTTATATAGCTCCTTAAAACGCCTATCGGGGCCAGAAGCCATTTTTGCAATAGCTCTGAAATACTCATCAGCCTCATCCGCCTCCGCTTCGCGTGCGCCCGCCCCTATTAACATGGACGCAATGCTTGTATGCCCACAAACTCGCGCTATCGAAAGAACTGGCAAATCAATTACCTCCTCCTCATAGGGAAAACCGTAATTCTCAAAAATTCTTTCTTGCCATTTTTTTGATAGTTTGGATATATCTACCGCCAAATTAGGATTCATCCCTGCCGTCAAAAACAAATTAACGCTTAACTCATCCCCTTTAATAATTTGAGTAACAAAATCGCTCTCGACAAACTCCAAACCTATCTCACTTAACTTGCGCCTTGCTTCAAAAACAGAATCTTCCTGCTTGCAGGCGGCAAAAACTATCGACATAACCAAGCATAAAACAAATTGGAAGCGAATGCGCCTCATAAATCCCCTACTCATCGAAAACACCTGCCAGAAACGGCTCAAGTTTCTCGGCCATATATTTCATATCCGCACCACTTACAGCAGACTTGCCATAGTTAAGCGACTTGCCGACGACTCCACCTAATGCCTTATCCACACTTGTTTCAGCTTGGCTTAGCAAAGGTTCGAACTTAATAAATAGTTCAGCAGTTTCCGCAGCAGACTTATCTCTAAGTTCCGTTACTGAAACACTATCCCCTATTCCAGTAACAGGATTCTTGTAAGATATCGGCGAACTAAACAACTTTAAATCACATTGGCGATTAAAGGAGAATAAGACATCGACGTCTTTTATTCTTCCCGTCAGCCTACTAAACAATCTAACAAGTGCTCCCAAAGGATGATTATAAAAAGCACGCTGGCAAAATGCTAAACATTTAATACTTTTCTGCCACGCGCTCTCTCTGCTGGCCTTTGTCTTGTATTCATCGGGATTCAAGTCGTTGCCGCTTAAATCCTCTATACTTATCTCTGCAAGCAATGCACAAATGGGTTCTAAATCAACTCCAATTTGTCTAATAAGACTCCCTACAAACAAGTCCCCTGTTACGCCAGCTCTTCGGCGAAACCAAGCATCCATATAAACTTCGAACAAACGATGCAGCGTTTGCGCTCGCGCCCTCTTTTTTATATCCTCATCATTATAGTTTCCCGTAAAATAATAGACAACGGGATGGAAATTAACATCGGCCACATAATGACTAACCATCCCTAGAAGAAGCGCCCAACAAACAAACCTCTGGCGGGCGTCCTTCATCTCAACAATGCTCATCGCAAGTTTCTTTAGCGGCAAAAATGTGTCTTCTGAATGCAGTCCATGCAAGTATTCCGCATAAGCGGTAAAGTGCAGATCTTTCCCCCAATCCGCATAATAGGGAGCATCGTGCACAACTGCTCCAAGACGCGCAACGGCGTTAAACTTATGCAGACAAATATCAACCACCTCTGCGTTGCGCCCAGCAAGCTGAGCCATAGCTGAATGAAGAACATCCCAATGAACGATTTCGCGTGGCATTTTCTCTCCACCATCTCACAATACTACCGATTGCCAGAGGCAATTTCAAGAAACTCACAAATTACCTCAAATGCAACCGCATGGCTATGACCAATCGGCAACTCGTGCTGACCATGGGGGAAAAAATGAATTCTTGCCACCTCACTAGA
This window of the Deltaproteobacteria bacterium genome carries:
- the bshA gene encoding N-acetyl-alpha-D-glucosaminyl L-malate synthase BshA → MKIAILCHSSPGGSGVLATELAFGLSQLGHEVHIIGDRKPFRMEEVDENAIYCDLGEAPPEQSFWGQLFEIVHSSFSRLFASYSHVDRKLQLHFHELLSFDYPLFDKCSFPTLRAANTLAKLIAEYGIELVNAHYVIPHATSALLARDSGINCRVVTTLHGTDITKVGPDAAFFFTTKHAIEASDGVTAVCQFLVREAQNNFSITRPISVIPNWVDPTRFVRIADPDERLKYAHPYETICVHVSNFRAVKRSPDVIRVFAKLLEKTQARLILVGEGPEKDGCLELAHNLGVSPWIIDIEPVAAVERILGIADMLFLPSEMEAFPLVLLEGMASGAVCLATEVGGIPELIVDGESGFLFPVGAWEKMAERAVELCCDASLSSTIRDNARKLVETKYSPRNLIRRYLDVYEEVFAN
- a CDS encoding RlmE family RNA methyltransferase, which gives rise to MSGKYRVKDHLFHKAKQEGYRSRAAYKLEELDDKYHFLKLGGLVLDLGCSPGGWLQVAASRVGPKGKVVGVDLKPVPEFKANEIAGSYECISAKPVVIVGDILSSAICGAAVQEFGGKVDVVLSDMSPNLSGIRDRDVMMSVKLVEATFQLASEFLKAGGTVVAKIFPGQESDELYRQLKLSFPNIRRVELKASKKTSKEFYLIARK
- a CDS encoding UvrD-helicase domain-containing protein; this encodes MEQKQHLQDLNPQQLEAVSHGEGPLLIFAGAGSGKTRVLTRRIANLVIEHGVSPGEIFAVTFTNKAANEMKHRVCSLFSTSGNNLWVSTFHSSCARLLRSHAELLDFTPNFAIYDASDALSLLKRVYKKLNIDPKIVDPRQVAHRIDRAKNQYMFPDDLISDKYTPRPIAELTATIYRQYQKELLSANAMDFGDLICNVVTLFKLEPTLLQQYQNKFRHILIDEYQDTNKVQYLLIRMLAEKHQNICVVGDDDQSIYAFRGATIENILNFRKDFPNAKVVTLENNYRSTQNILKAANAVIARNRTRQKKTLRTTNPAGKAVSFSTSYDEVEEANFVTREILTLRRQGLPISEIAIFYRTNAQSRAVEEMLIANNIPYEIYGGHKFYDRKEIKDIMAYFRLTLNPNDNEAFLRIVNTPTRGLGATSVSALILFANNLNLSLYNALEKAITDGAPFLNNSSRIKFSAFFELLAELKEDSIRTDKILSTTSNSHSHDSKIQAMAKFLHDIAIKTSYIQSLKNEDTPEAEARLENISELCNVGAEFVKTALMENVDVRLNHFIDRTSLASDLDKENTKAQQIRGQEKPKEHVSLMTLHLAKGLEFDVVFMLGMEEGLLPHIRSLASDHEVEEERRLCYVGMTRARKQLYMTRAKSRQTFGRGNWGYTDVSRFVEDLPTDVVRGSIY
- a CDS encoding 3-deoxy-manno-octulosonate cytidylyltransferase, whose amino-acid sequence is MKIVIGIPARYGSTRFVGKPLAKIGGQSMIERVLSVARRVASEVRDVAYFVATDDKRIEEHVRGIGAPCYITPENCRSGSDRVLAAVTQLDEKPDFVINLQGDAPFTPPEVIIALITAFRANSSIDVFTPVHQLTWDALDLLREAKKVTPFSGTTVIVSSDDAAIWFSKNIIPAIRNESRLREGGNELSPVYQHLGVYGFRVDSLETFCNAPLSHYELLEGLEQLRILEAGMRIQAVRVNLAGSAFQSGIDTPEDLERVEKSLREGGESF
- a CDS encoding histidine phosphatase family protein; this translates as MTTLAIARHGNTFRPGEVPRRIGVSTDLPLVEKGVEQARTIGTYLRENALLPDVVYTSHLKRTIQTAEIALAEAELTAPIIRHEMFNEIDYGPDENKTEEELVARIGKKAIIDWDERAIVPLGWKVDPQKIIHDWGDFASRILRDYSKGNVLVITSNGVGRFAPHIAGNFTAFAARNAIKLATGAIGILTYSSVNGWVIDKWNEKPKERLQR
- the bshB1 gene encoding bacillithiol biosynthesis deacetylase BshB1, yielding MMLTLPDSTLEMLVIAPHPDDAEIFCGGLILKMTSCGYRVGILDLSQAELSTFGTVAQRQQETANASSVLNLYWRYNLSLPNCSFYEYSCSEHSGTDQGSAVSLMVEVLRATRPEVIVTPYPVDRHPDHVQAGHITNRALFMAGLIKYQAVTLPPFSPKLVLQYQFRSEFVPSFVVDISDFIEQKYDAVKCYASQIYPQGGATTLLSSQTSLTAFRARDAHLGALIGVEYGEGYLSRTMLRIDDIIAHSRSNSTDVALFNWERRV
- a CDS encoding zinc dependent phospholipase C family protein encodes the protein MPREIVHWDVLHSAMAQLAGRNAEVVDICLHKFNAVARLGAVVHDAPYYADWGKDLHFTAYAEYLHGLHSEDTFLPLKKLAMSIVEMKDARQRFVCWALLLGMVSHYVADVNFHPVVYYFTGNYNDEDIKKRARAQTLHRLFEVYMDAWFRRRAGVTGDLFVGSLIRQIGVDLEPICALLAEISIEDLSGNDLNPDEYKTKASRESAWQKSIKCLAFCQRAFYNHPLGALVRLFSRLTGRIKDVDVLFSFNRQCDLKLFSSPISYKNPVTGIGDSVSVTELRDKSAAETAELFIKFEPLLSQAETSVDKALGGVVGKSLNYGKSAVSGADMKYMAEKLEPFLAGVFDE
- the vanZ gene encoding VanZ family protein, which gives rise to MCDAPVQMSGMDQSLNRRSLGMGASILAFLVVFFLAFYPFSISYNEVFWKELLDAGHLLLFGFVALVFYNIFLAVEGMASRRYVSALVVSMLLALLVEEVQPFVGRTASLEDFINGGFGILIALSGLWLWNQQDTRTLKLFYFLVSVLIVVNALRPAWHEWKVISWRDANFPVLADFEDEIELSLWRTQAGGKGEPTRISLTRDNATHANLSLAVHTGGGSWAGIAYRASNLDWHQFSKLSLDVNNPAEPFVLHVRIDDDGDVSKYGMRFEKAYPLSSGLNKIEIGMDEIENGPRRRKLNTRMIDRLILFTGKNEPRRSFYIDNLRLS
- a CDS encoding glycosyltransferase family 39 protein; this encodes MKNKNIKIAIGSFLVFLTFIIFYSSTLDRRPFYTRGEGREALVVSAMLEQRNYVLPLRNGLDIPSKPPMFHWMAVLSSRILQGGTLNEFAIRFPSALCAAVGLGLFFGFISRVDNFKAALLSSLILATSFEWSRSASHARVDMCFAFWFLAASISLFANIKNWQRGAKQSFFAVSASIITIAFAVLSKGPAGLILPWTVAVLYMAATNKRPIADFFRLRFLSQAALMIVSSTLLAGVWYYLAYCEAGMEFINLQLLKENVARVVSVEGADRGHEKPFYFSGIYFFISFFPWSVFFPLVVCWCWKNIRNLRAVCPDGVLYSLVIVLVFLLVVTLSISKREVYLLPAFPAAAYLLAHVLLSVMGEQADYKISRRIASTLFFVLFVLLLAVAPLSVYLNLRADINEDVREVVAMILAKPLLAGISSIAAVSFFCSARTCWKRKLIQSASYLGFAMLVLITAVNGYFFPVFSEARSPKDFMSNARRFVPKDEILYKYGADYYSAIYYYGKSVPDISRRGSTDRVTYLITAENYLDNLREKYAGIRVLARSDTAAADGRDKLLLVEIPG